Proteins from a genomic interval of Enterococcus faecium:
- a CDS encoding YqeG family HAD IIIA-type phosphatase has product MFSNYKPTWMVEAIYQITPAQLKNLGIKAVLTDLDNTLIAWNNPDGTEELLTWILEMKNAGIPVVVVSNNNSKRVARAIEKFDLLYVARAMKPLARGINIAKKQLDLADDEIVMVGDQIMTDIRGANRAGIRSILVKPIIATDSWKTQFNRFWEKRIMAYLLAKHPDMGWRGGIE; this is encoded by the coding sequence ATGTTTTCAAATTACAAACCAACATGGATGGTAGAAGCCATCTATCAGATTACACCTGCCCAATTAAAGAATCTAGGCATCAAAGCAGTATTGACCGATTTAGACAATACGTTGATTGCATGGAATAATCCAGATGGAACAGAAGAGTTGCTTACTTGGATTTTAGAAATGAAAAATGCAGGAATCCCTGTTGTTGTTGTTTCAAACAATAATTCAAAACGTGTCGCGCGAGCGATTGAAAAATTTGATCTTTTGTATGTTGCACGAGCAATGAAACCTTTAGCAAGAGGGATCAACATAGCAAAGAAACAATTGGATTTAGCAGATGATGAGATAGTAATGGTAGGCGATCAGATTATGACTGATATACGTGGAGCCAATCGTGCAGGGATACGTAGCATCCTTGTAAAACCCATTATCGCAACAGATAGTTGGAAGACACAATTTAATCGTTTTTGGGAAAAAAGAATTATGGCCTATCTATTAGCAAAACACCCTGATATGGGCTGGCGAGGTGGAATCGAATGA